The following proteins are co-located in the Streptomyces sp. NBC_00435 genome:
- a CDS encoding trypsin-like serine peptidase, with protein sequence MIQRLSSRPERRPRARARGRRASRILLALAAMTALLSVDVPDALAGPPLGVTTAAAADAASARVGALFAGGIDGGHFCTAAVVRSEDRDVIATAAHCLGGDLDTTYFAPGYRDGETPYGLWRLTDMYVAPDWTDGKDPDDDIAFATVAPLDGRQVEDLVGGFPVAAEQPAGATVSIVGYPSSEESPLHCANGTTMLSPTQRRIECPDLSGGTSGSPWLVDGALAGVLGGYEGGGTVPEVSYSAVMGDQAVELYREAAVNG encoded by the coding sequence ATGATCCAGCGCCTCTCCTCCCGACCGGAACGCCGCCCCCGCGCCCGTGCCCGTGGCCGGCGCGCCTCCCGGATCCTGCTCGCCCTGGCCGCGATGACGGCCTTGCTGAGCGTCGACGTCCCCGACGCGCTCGCCGGGCCTCCGCTCGGCGTCACCACCGCGGCCGCCGCCGACGCGGCGTCGGCGCGGGTGGGTGCGCTGTTCGCCGGCGGCATCGACGGCGGACACTTCTGCACCGCCGCCGTGGTGCGCAGCGAGGACCGCGATGTGATCGCCACGGCCGCTCACTGCCTCGGCGGCGACCTGGACACCACCTACTTCGCCCCCGGCTACCGGGACGGCGAGACCCCGTACGGTCTGTGGAGGCTGACCGACATGTACGTGGCCCCGGACTGGACGGACGGCAAGGACCCGGACGACGACATCGCCTTCGCGACCGTCGCCCCGCTGGACGGCCGGCAGGTCGAGGACCTGGTCGGCGGCTTCCCGGTCGCGGCGGAGCAGCCGGCCGGCGCCACGGTGTCCATCGTGGGCTACCCCAGCTCCGAGGAGTCCCCGCTGCACTGTGCCAACGGCACGACCATGCTCTCGCCGACCCAGCGCCGCATCGAGTGCCCGGACCTCAGCGGCGGCACCAGCGGCAGCCCCTGGCTCGTCGACGGCGCCCTGGCGGGCGTCCTCGGCGGCTACGAGGGCGGCGGGACTGTCCCTGAGGTCTCGTACAGCGCGGTCATGGGCGACCAGGCGGTGGAGCTCTACCGCGAGGCGGCCGTCAACGGCTGA
- a CDS encoding NUDIX hydrolase → MTTPDFIRTLRATAGHQLLLLPGVTAIVVDDLGRVLLGRRADTGRWSVIGGIAEPGEQPAETAVREVYEETAVRCVPDRVVLVQMLPPITYPNGDVCQFQDITFRCRATGGEARVNDNESLEVAWFEPDALPEPLESFAVDRIRQALLDEPTWFEAPATAAHGH, encoded by the coding sequence ATGACCACACCTGACTTCATCCGCACCCTGCGCGCCACCGCCGGTCACCAGTTGCTGCTGCTGCCCGGGGTCACCGCCATCGTCGTCGACGACCTGGGGCGGGTGCTGCTGGGCCGACGCGCGGACACCGGGCGCTGGTCGGTGATCGGGGGGATCGCCGAACCGGGGGAGCAGCCGGCCGAGACGGCGGTGCGCGAGGTGTACGAGGAGACGGCGGTGCGGTGCGTACCCGACCGGGTGGTGCTGGTGCAGATGCTCCCGCCGATCACCTATCCCAACGGGGACGTCTGCCAGTTCCAGGACATCACCTTCCGCTGCCGGGCCACGGGCGGGGAGGCCCGGGTCAACGACAACGAGTCGCTGGAGGTGGCCTGGTTCGAGCCGGACGCGCTGCCGGAGCCGCTGGAATCCTTCGCCGTCGACCGGATCCGCCAGGCGCTGCTCGACGAGCCGACCTGGTTCGAGGCGCCCGCCACGGCGGCCCACGGCCACTGA